Sequence from the Acidobacteriota bacterium genome:
ATTGGCTTCAAGCTGCACGGTAAAACTATGCTTTTGTTCGGCTTGCAACTCACGCTCAATGATATCGGTTGCAGAAAGGAGCGTCGGTTCTGCTGTTGCTTGATTTGAAGCTGGATTGTTTTGGACTTTATGGAAAGATATTTCGGTTGAGGCCATGACCTCGATTCTTTCATTCCAAACCAAAAAGCTTGATGGACTGAGTGCTCCACTCACCCAAAGCAAAAGCAAAAGACTCGACTGATGACCAAATCGTGGCTGACGGTTCATGGTTTTTCCGGCTTCTTTGGTTCAGCTTATTCACTGATGATTGTTGATCTCTGTACCAAGTACAAACCGGATGTAAACCACTTCGGTTAGATATCTGGTAAGTTGATTTGGAATCTTGGACATTTTGATCTGACTTTAACGAGCCTGAGACGTAACGGAGGAAGGAACCAGTTTTTCCACCAGGATCCGCAAGGTTTCAGTCACGCCAACACCTTTGGAAGCCGAGGCTTCAACATATGGCAACTGTAGCGGATTAAGTCGAAGTTCCATGCTTTCAATTGTTTCCAGTCTTGGGAAATCACGTTTATTGTACTGAATCACCTGGGGAATGCTTGTCATATCCCGATTGAGGTTGATCATCCAGCTTTTCAAATTCCAGTTGATCGCCGCGTTTGAGTCCATCCGTCCCCGTTGCGAATCAAAAACGATGACTGCTGCATCCATTTCCCGCAACAGGTCGTCTCGGACTGGAT
This genomic interval carries:
- a CDS encoding GTPase domain-containing protein; the encoded protein is MWKTFYRWLKTKELNIVYLGPPLAGKHANLRYLQMLALKEFGVKSSTTNELILEGSQLLPLLGMDSTLVGVQPIEFRIQTIPISAYRDPVRDDLLREMDAAVIVFDSQRGRMDSNAAINWNLKSWMINLNRDMTSIPQVIQYNKRDFPRLETIESMELRLNPLQLPYVEASASKGVGVTETLRILVEKLVPSSVTSQAR